A window of Mangifera indica cultivar Alphonso chromosome 13, CATAS_Mindica_2.1, whole genome shotgun sequence contains these coding sequences:
- the LOC123193870 gene encoding beta-glucuronosyltransferase GlcAT14B-like, whose translation MENNNNNIKPQKKQKWFLSLVFSLLLSTLLIVVSVSFSSNSSRFYNRAHVQNPRPKFVEQKLHILPTSSEKIPRLAYLISGSKGDGNSLRRTLKALYHPRNQYAVHLDLEASVEERMELASFVESEPLFKQVGNVRMVLKANLVTYRGPTMVTNTLHAAAILFKEGGDWDWFINLSASDYPLVTQDDLLHILSTIPRDLNFIEHTSDIGWKEHQRAKPLIIDPGLYSVRKSDVFWVTQKRSVPTAYRLFTGSAWMMLSRPFIEYCLWGWDNLPRIALMYYANFLSSPEGYFHTVVCNAEEFRNTTVNHDLHFISWDNPPKQHPHFLTTNDYQRIVESNAPFARKFGRNEPVLDKIDSELLARNADGYVPGGWFNKEKNSNLSAPQHFMTNTSELRPGPGAERLKRLITGLLSAEDFHKNHCT comes from the exons ATGGAGAATAACAACAACAATATCAAGCCACAGAAGAAGCAAAAATGGTTCTTGTCGCTTGTTTTTTCACTCTTGCTATCCACTCTTCTCATAGTAGTTAGTGTTTCCTTTTCTTCAAACTCCTCAAGGTTTTACAACCGCGCCCATGTACAAAACCCACGTCCCAAATTCGTTGAACAAAAGCTGCACATTTTACCCACGTCTTCTGAGAAGATACCGAGATTGGCGTACTTGATTTCGGGATCAAAGGGAGATGGGAATAGCTTGAGGAGAACATTGAAGGCGTTGTATCATCCCAGGAATCAGTATGCGGTTCATTTGGATTTAGAGGCGTCTGTTGAGGAAAGAATGGAGCTGGCGAGTTTTGTTGAAAGTGAGCCGCTTTTTAAGCAAGTGGGTAATGTGCGGATGGTTCTGAAGGCTAATTTGGTGACTTATAGAGGCCCTACTATGGTTACTAACACGCTTCATGCGGCCGCCATTTTGTTCAAGGAAGGTGGAGACTGGGAttggtttattaatttaagtGCTTCCGATTATCCACTGGTCACACAAGATG ATTTGCTCCATATATTGTCAACTATTCCACGAGATCTTAATTTTATTGAGCATACCAGTGACATCGGTTGGAAGGA GCATCAGAGAGCCAAGCCTCTTATAATTGATCCAGGGTTGTATAGCGTACGAAAATCCGATGTCTTCTGGGTCACACAGAAAAGGAGTGTTCCAACTGCATATAGGCTATTTACAG GTTCTGCGTGGATGATGCTCTCACGTCCCTTCATAGAATACTGTTTGTGGGGGTGGGATAATCTTCCTAGGATAGCCCTTATGTATTATGCCAACTTTCTATCTTCACCCGAAGGGTATTTTCACACGGTTGTCTGTAATGCTGAAGAGTTCCGGAATACTACTGTAAACCATGACCTCCATTTCATATCTTGGGACAACCCTCCTAAACAACACCCACATTTCCTCACTACCAATGATTATCAGAGGATAGTTGAGAGCAATGCTCCCTTTGCAAGGAAATTTGGCAGGAACGAGCCAGTTCTTGACAAGATTGATTCTGAGCTGCTGGCTCGCAATGCTGATGGATATGTCCCTGGTGGATGgttcaataaagaaaaaaattcaaacttgagtgCTCCACAGCATTTCATGACAAACACCAGTGAACTTAGGCCTGGTCCTGGTGCTGAAAGGCTAAAACGCCTTATCACTGGTTTACTATCAGCTGAAGATTTTCATAAAAACCACTGCACCTGA